AAAAGTAATAGATTCTATTGCGTCGGATTTAATACATGCTTAAACTGCACTTTCTCAAGGTTGGTCAGACTagttaataataattttttattataagaGATAAAGTCATAACCTTTACGAGTTTCTGGGATATTCTAGTTAATTAAGAAGTAATGCGTAAGTAATTAGCATTACTTGTCATCTGGCAGAAGTTGATAAGACATCAAACGGGTTAGTTTGGATAAATGTTGAAATTTGTCTAAATGGAAACATAAGGAAAAGGTTTTCTTTCTGCCATTGATACGGTGTAGAGATTTGAATGTTTTGTTCTTTCCGACTTCAACACAATGGAGAAGCTTTATGTATTTGCTTGTTAACATCTGAAACTCTCTCAAAATATGAGGCTTTTAGAAATCTCTATACCAATTTGTATAGGATaagctttttcttcttttttcttcaaagGCAACACTTTGCAAGATGGATTTCATTATCCTTTCTACTATTTAATTCAGTTAAAGTCTTATATTGCCTCAAAACGAGTGAGAAAAAATACCAATGGAAACTCTAAGCAATTTATAAAATCTGCTTGTTCCATTTCGTACTATGAATTTCACAATTGATTTGGATGTATCTTTATGTCAATGTAAAGgcgtgaagaaaaaaaattgttaaccGATTGTTAAAAAGATTTTACGTTTTGTTAATATCACTTCCTCAGTTTATGCTACTTATACTTGTTGGATGGCCAATAACAAGCCTTTCATTATAGTCTTGATAATCTTGATGTGAATTCCAAAGTAGTGTTTGAGTTTCTAGTATCTAGAATATCTCACGGTCTTTCCATGTTGTGCGTCCTTCATATTTGATTGAAGTAGCTGtttcttttttctaatttattttcttttcatcaACTTTTCTTTATGCAGGTCTAGATTTGTTTCAAAGCCTGAAAAATTCTTTTCTCGATGCACCCCAAGAAATTCAGGCCCTAAGTCCCGTGACTCTCCACCAAAACGAGGTATTTATGGCTCCTTCCTTTCTGGGTTTTACAAAGAGTGTTTCTCTTTTCAGATGATATTGATAATTACTTTAGTCGCATAACATTTGTAACAATCTTTATGACAcctaatgataattttttttatcacccTTCCTTTCTATAGACACGGGTATTGCTAATGAGAAAGATTGGGGTATCAGTCTGCTAAATGATAATGTCAATGAAACTGGAGTAAACGAAGACGGCAGTACATGGTATCGGGAGAGTGGGGAAGATCTCGGTGACAATGGATACCGATGCCGATGGACAAGGATGGGTGGTCAGAGCAGTGAtggtaccttagaatggaaAGAAACGGTATACATGTTCTTAATCTTGTGATTAGTGTATGGTTGTGTTGTTGTGGATCTTGAAGATTGTATCGTAAAATTATATACTCGAAAACCTATTATATGGGATCACCTTTTCCAAGGACTGACATCTCAcattttttgcataaattaatatttaccTGATGTGCAATCTCAAGAGTATTATTTGGAGATTCCTCTAGTTTTGTTGCCTCATAGGCTTGTGAACATCAGAGTTCAAAAGTTTGATGGGCTATTATACATTAAGAGTAATGCTCTAGTATTCTATACATCAACTTTTTGCTTCTTTGATTTTCGAGTCGTGGAAAATTCTATGTTCGTTATACTTGAAGCAAGAttaaagtttttcttttttgtgtttCACTTTAAAGAAGCTGTGATCAGGAAAATGGTGATTAATGTCCTAAACTTGTTGATAGGTTTTGTACTCATATATTAGTTCCTTGACATTTCTGCTCGTTGCATTTTTTGATTAGTGTGTGAGAATTACCAAAATCCAAGAATAAATGCTACGCACTAAAATGAAGCGAAAACCTTAACCCAGAACTGTAATGCCTAAACTACATTGATGACACAAGCACAAGATGTAGAGGTTTAGCTGAAGGAGAACTACAAGAACTTTTTTCATGTTTCGTCATCACATAAATCAATTTTCTTTGCTGGTTTGAATGCACATGTTTTTCTCTGGCTGGGCTTGTGGACTGTTGAGCCAGTGATAAGTGTCTAGAATATGGGGAATGTTTACCTAtcagaaaattaattttatgtccTAAACTTGAACACAATGCACTTTTTTTATCGGACTCTGGGAATGATTGGCTAATAATATGACAGACAGACTATTAAAAGGTTAATTGATTAGCCATGAATACTTTATGCTGATGGAAAAAGTGCCGCCAATAAGTTCTTGCATCCTCTTTAACAAATTATTGTTGAAGAAATATTTTGAATCCAAGTTTCGTTGTAGACATTATTTTATAACCTTATCAAGTACCATCCCAGGTGTATGCTTTTAATTGGATTTGTTGATCTCCTTGACAGTGGTGGGAGAAAAGTGATTGGACCGGATACAAAGAACTCGGTATGACTTTTTTACTTTAAATATGTATAACATTGCTGCGAAACAAAGCCCGTATTCTTCCTAAACCCCCTATTCTTAGCATGACGGATATTGAATAAAGGGACGACTGAGGGGGTactgatttgatttggtttaaaTTTTATATCTTACAATTGTTTTTAATGATTGCACGGTCatcctttattttgtatttcatGAAACATTAAGGTTTCCTTTTGGATAATTGGCAGGTGTTGAGAAATCCGGGAAAAATGTTGAAGGGGACGCATGGTGGGAAACATGGCGGGAAGTTCTTCACCAAGATGAATGGAGgttatatacatgttttctTAGATTTTCTAATAATGTAAGCTGTTGAGTATTGCTTTGCTGCTCCGGGAGAATTATTCAAATAATTATGCTGCATTTTCAATCTACAGTAATCTTGCTAGGATTGAAAGGAGTGCACAAAAACAAGCAAAATCAGGCACTGAGAACTCTGGATGGTATGAAAATTGGTAAGAGATTTTGAGGGGAATAGTTAGTTTACATGGTCATGAATACATGCAGAATAATTTATTAAGCATTGATATTTCATATGCAGGTGGGAAAAGTATGATGCGAAGGGTTGGACAGAGAAAGGGGCCCACAAATATGGCAGATTAAATGAACAATCGTGGTGGGAGAAATGGGGAGAACATTATGATGGAAGAGGATCTGTTCTTAAATGGTACGTACTTCATTTTGTTGTGTTTAGTTTTCAGCGCCCGACTCTTGCCTGAACATTATGTGGAAGCACTTTTGTAACTAACTAATAGTTTTTGCTTTTACTGATGTTATACATTCAATGTCAcctgaacaatgaaaaaaactttaaaatatgcTTGTTCAAGACATAGTAGTAAACTAGAACTGCAATAATCTGCTTTGGGTTCACACTTGCAGTAGATAAAGCTGTGTTTATGCTGTACTTTGGATATGCTACTGCCTTAGTTCCAGAATTTGATGGTGAGATAATCCTGACATTGGGCATCATTATATGTCCGAACTTATGGGCCCTCTAGAATCGAACCTTCATACAATTGAAACTTGAGTGATATTAAACAACATAGCTTGAAGTATGAGGTTTTTTAAACATCTTATTGTATGCTCTCCTTTTCATGACATTATTATAATTGCTTGTTTCTGACCTTTCAAGAATTGGTAAACCTTGCCCTTTTTGAAAGGGTGACTGAGTTTGTTAAAACCTTCTTAATAGTCTTGAGTTGTTGACAAGGTGGTTTATGTTGCTTATCATTGCATACTCCTTTTTTCAGGACAGACAAGTGGGCAGAAACTGAGCTTGGAACAAAATGGGGAGACAAGTGGGAAGAGAAATTTTTTGCGGGAATTGGTTCACGACAAGGGGAAACATGGCATGTGTCACCCATCGGTGATAGTATGTCTACCTTTTGTTCTTCAGtcacaactttacatttcaaaagGACTTAGGTgctaaaacataaaaatcatttGCTACACGTTTTTCCTGGTGTAAGTTAAGCTGCAGAAAGAAATTCCCCAGCTATCATAGGAGAAACTGTGATCTCATACTTATTTACAACACTCTGTACATCACCGTCCAAGTAGGAAGAAACATGTTTTTTGGAAATCATTGAAAAGGTTATGCATAAGCAAACAATTATAGGGTGTGAATCTGTATGTTGCATCTTAAAACAACCGCAACTACATAACATGGTATTTGGCGGTTTCTCAATGCCTATAAATCTTTTACAAAGTATCTCACACAATTTCATGTAATCGTAAATTGTCTAATCTTGGATGGAGTATTTCATTAGATAGAAGAGTTGGTATAAGGTCATAGTATGTATTACTGTGTTTCTTATTTTGAGTTTCAAGGTAACCAATTATCcaattctcttcttattttctttttcctcaTTATCCAGGATGGTCCCGGACATGGGGAGAAGAGCACTTTGGAAATGGGTATGTCACAATTATGAATTTGAACTAAAATTCAGCTTATTAGATGTCCATTTCCATGGCGCTTTTACACTTTAGAAACTTGTGAATAATGTTGTTTCCATGAATCAGCAAAGTGCACAAGTATGGCAAGAGC
This region of Solanum dulcamara chromosome 9, daSolDulc1.2, whole genome shotgun sequence genomic DNA includes:
- the LOC129904707 gene encoding protein EARLY STARVATION 1, chloroplastic, which produces MAASASSRGFTAPIRAAKLPRVEVLPTLRNGFVEFRRKKRSSTGGFFSIKCCCSDSVVPIRGGSGSGNGVDKGDDFRLDSKKISTNYMRIQASSAMPFASPQSRFVSKPEKFFSRCTPRNSGPKSRDSPPKRDTGIANEKDWGISLLNDNVNETGVNEDGSTWYRESGEDLGDNGYRCRWTRMGGQSSDGTLEWKETWWEKSDWTGYKELGVEKSGKNVEGDAWWETWREVLHQDEWSNLARIERSAQKQAKSGTENSGWYENWWEKYDAKGWTEKGAHKYGRLNEQSWWEKWGEHYDGRGSVLKWTDKWAETELGTKWGDKWEEKFFAGIGSRQGETWHVSPIGDRWSRTWGEEHFGNGKVHKYGKSTTGESWDIVVDEGTYYEAEPHYGWADVVGNSTQLLSIQPRERPPGVFPNMDFGPSTPPEDELPPNLSQ